A genome region from Strigops habroptila isolate Jane chromosome 12, bStrHab1.2.pri, whole genome shotgun sequence includes the following:
- the SEC24A gene encoding protein transport protein Sec24A isoform X3: protein MAQPARPPAGYPSQNGAGQQPYSNGPVQNQLMHSPDGQGYSPSVPGSYSHQTPAKVPPHPSLGQYNYSGSQNVSQLNNYQGPGQTLNRPPVAPFSGSQQTGPAPQVLLPPLQNSAAISSAGGFPPGATPPVLSNWQYSQAPTSQPLGSQTSHLAHVTGTGSPQPPSSLSGNTNPPGSYQYAASPGGPPLQNSYMKPGSAPPPVTQPLTPLHPPARPPLGPPPVGGPPLIRPSALTAGPPNTQALLNSAASREGDATSAASDGAAVQNSYDALEGGGLTATPHPSPAPPNVKMNRSVGYSYPTLPPGYQNTSAPGAPGMQASALQYPDGSKHFHQPALGTNHLSASMGALSLQQEGLRPVNLLQERNILPTTLLKAPVPNLHEDIQKLNCNPELFRCTLTNIPQTQALLNKAKLPLGLLLHPFKDLSQLPVVTSSTIVRCRSCRTYINPFVSFLDQRRWKCNLCYRVNDVPEEFMYNPVTRVYGEPHKRPEVQNATIEFMAPSEYMLRPPQPPVYLFVFDVSHNAIETGYLNTVCQTLLDNLDLLPGNTRTKIGFITFDSTIHFYSLQEGLSQPQMLIVSDIEDVFIPMPENLLVNLNENKELIQDLLKALPQMFTKSLETHSALGPALQAAFKLMSPTGGRISVFQTQLPSVGMGALKAREEPNQRATAKDIHLTPSTDFYKKLALDCSGQQVAVDLFLLSGQYSDLASLGCISRYSAGSVYYYQSYHHKHNPVQVEKLQKELKRYLTRKIGFEAVMRIRCTKGLSIHTFHGNFFVRSTDLLSLPNVNPDAGYAVQMSVEESLTDMQVVSFQSALLYTSSKGERRIRVHTMCLPVVTTLSDVYLGADVQAITGLLANMAVDRSVSATLSDARDALVNAVIDSLSAYRSAVLSIQQPGLTAPSSLRLFPLYVLALLKQKAFQTGTNTRLDERIFTMCQVKNQPLVYLMLMTHPSLYRVDNLTDEGALNVNDRTIPQPPLLQLSVEKLSRDGAYLMDAGSVMFLWIGKNCGQSFISQVLGVPNYGSIPQNMTHLPELDTAESIRTIAFISWLREQRPFFPILYIIKDDSPLKSSFLQNMIEDRTESALSYYEFLLHIQQQVNK, encoded by the exons ATGGCCCAGCCCGCCAGGCCCCCCGCCGGCTACCCCAGCCAGAACGGCGCCGGCCAGCAGCCCTACAGCAACG gtCCTGTTCAGAATCAGCTGATGCATTCACCGGATGGCCAGGGATACAGCCCTTCAGTTCCAGGATCGTATTCCCATCAGACACCGGCGAAGGTTCCTCCGCATCCATCTTTGGGACAGTATAACTATAGTGGCTCTCAGAATGTTTCTCAATTAAACAATTACCAAGGACCTGGGCAGACTCTCAACAGACCACCAGTGGCACCTTTCTCCGGGTCACAACAGACAGGTCCTGCTCCAcaagtgctgctgcctccattgCAAAACTCAGCTGCTATATCCTCTGCTGGTGGTTTTCCTCCGGGAGCTACCCCCCCAGTGCTTTCAAACTGGCAGTACAGCCAGGCTCCCACAAGCCAGCCCCTTGGGTCTCAAACAAGCCATTTGGCTCATGTGACGGGGACAGGGTCACCTCAGCCACCGTCGTCGTTATCAGGAAATACAAATCCTCCAGGAAGTTATCAATATGCTGCTTCTCCAGGAGGTCCCCCGCTTCAGAACAGCTACATGAAGCCAG GATCTGCTCCTCCACCAGTGACTCAGCCTTTAACTCCACTCCACCCTCCTGCAAGGCCACCCTTAGGACCTCCACCAGTTGGTGGTCCACCTTTAATTAGGCCATCAGCACTGACAGCAGGACCTCCTAATACACAGGCCCTGCTAAACTCAGCTGCAAGTCGAGAAG GTGATGCCACATCTGCTGCCAGCGATGGGGCTGCGGTGCAGAACAGCTACGATGCACTGGAAGGTGGTGGCCTCACAG CAACTCCACATCCTTCTCCTGCACCCCCAAATGTTAAGATGAACAGAAGTGTTGGGTATTCTTACCCTACCTTACCTCCAGGCTACCAAAATACTTCTGCACCCGGAGCACCAGGAATGCAGGCATCTGCTTTGCAATATCCAGATGGATCAAAACATTTCCACCAG CCTGCCCTGGGCACTAATCACTTGAGTGCATCTATGGGTGCCCTGAGTCTACAGCAAGAAGGATTAAGACCTGTGAATCTtcttcaagaaagaaatattcttccTACAACCCTCTTGAAGGCTCCAGTCCCAAACTTGCATGAGGACATCCAGAAGCTCAACTGTAATCCTGA GTTGTTCCGCTGTACCCTGACTAACATTCCTCAAACTCAGGCCTTATTGAATAAAGCCAAACTTCCTTTGGGGCTCCTGCTTCATCCTTTCAAAGACTTATCG caatTGCCAGTGGTCACTTCAAGCACTATTGTGAGATGCCGTTCCTGCCGGACATACATTAACCCTTTTGTCAGCTTTCTAGACCAAAGGAGATGGAAATGCAATCTGTGCTATAGAGTGAATGATG TTCCTGAAGAATTCATGTATAATCCTGTGACAAGAGTTTATGGAGAACCTCATAAAAGACCTGAAGTCCAGAATGCTACTATTGAGTTTATGGCTCCATCTGAATACATG ctaCGTCCACCTCAACCACCCGTGTACCTCTTTGTGTTCGATGTCTCTCATAATGCAATAGAGACAGGATACTTGAATACAGTCTGCCAGACGTTGTTAGACAATCTTGACTT GCTTCCTGGGAACACTAGAACAAAAATAGGCTTCATAACATTCGACAGCACAATCCATTTCTACAGTCTTCAGGAAGGTCTCTCTCAGCCTCAGATGCTTATAGTTTCAGATATTGAAG ATGTATTTATACCAATGCCAGAAAACTTATTagtaaatttaaatgaaaacaaagag CTAATTCAAGATCTGTTGAAGGCCTTGCCACAGATGTTTACCAAGTCTCTGGAAACTCACAGTGCCCTGGGGCCTGCATTACAGGCTGCCTTTAAACTGATGTCTCCCACTGGAGGTAGAATCTCTGTCTTCCAGACACAGCTTCCATCTGTGGGAATGGGAGCACTGAAGGCACGAGAAGAGCCAAACCAAAGAGCAACTGCAAAG GACATACATCTGACACCATCGACTGACTTTTACAAGAAGTTAGCCTTGGACTGCTCAGGGCAACAGGTTGCAGTGGATCTATTTCTTCTTAGTGGACAATATTCGGACTTGGCTTCTCTAG gttGTATATCGAGGTATTCTGCAGGTAGTGTCTACTACTACCAGTCTTACCACCATAAACACAACCCTGTCCAGGTGGAGAAGTTGCAAAAGGAACTGAAACGATATTTAACTAGAAAGATCGGGTTTGAGGCTGTCATGAGGATAAGATGCACCAAAG GTCTCTCCATTCACACTTTCCATGGGAACTTCTTCGTACGATCTACAGACTTGTTGTCGTTACCCAACGTGAACCCAGATGCAGGATATGCTGTGCAAATGTCAGTAGAAGAGAGTCTTACTGATATGCAGGTTGTTTCCTTTCAGTCAGCTCTCCTGTACACATCCAGCAAAG gTGAAAGACGAATTCGTGTCCACACTATGTGTTTACCTGTTGTAACAACTCTGAGCGATGTCTACCTAGGGGCAGATGTACAAGCCATTACAGGGCTCTTAGCCAATATGG CTGTGGACCGGTCAGTCTCCGCTACGTTGAGCGATGCTCGGGATGCTCTGGTCAACGCAGTGATAGACTCTTTATCTGCTTATcgctcagcagtgctgagcattCAACAACCTGGCCTCACAGCCCCCTCCTCACTACGGCTCTTCCCACTTTACGTACTGGCACTCTTAAAACAG aaagcatttcaaacCGGGACGAACACCCGTTTAGATGAACGCATTTTTACCATGTGTCAAGTGAAGAACCAGCCCCTTGTTTACCTCATGCTCATGACACATCCCAGCCTGTACAGAGTCGATAACCTCACAGATGAG gGGGCTCTTAACGTAAACGACAGAACTATACCTCAGCCACCCCTTCTCCAGCTGTCAGTGGAGAAGTTGAGCAGGGATGGTGCTTACCTTATGGATGCTGGCTCT GTAATGTTTCTGTGGATTGGGAAGAACTGTGGGCAGAGCTTTATCAGCCAAGTCCTTGGAGTTCCCAATTATGGCTCAATACCACAGAACATG ACACATCTCCCAGAACTTGACACTGCTGAATCCATCAGAACAATAGCTTTCATTTCTTGGCTGAGAGAACAGAGACCTTTCTTCCCTATACTATATATAATAAA ggATGACAGTCCATTGAAATCaagttttctgcaaaatatgATTGAAGACCGAACAGAATCAGCCTTATCATACTATGAATTCCTCCTTCATATACAGCAGCAAGTGAATAAATGA
- the SEC24A gene encoding protein transport protein Sec24A isoform X2, whose amino-acid sequence MAQPARPPAGYPSQNGAGQQPYSNVFSLPGPVQNQLMHSPDGQGYSPSVPGSYSHQTPAKVPPHPSLGQYNYSGSQNVSQLNNYQGPGQTLNRPPVAPFSGSQQTGPAPQVLLPPLQNSAAISSAGGFPPGATPPVLSNWQYSQAPTSQPLGSQTSHLAHVTGTGSPQPPSSLSGNTNPPGSYQYAASPGGPPLQNSYMKPGSAPPPVTQPLTPLHPPARPPLGPPPVGGPPLIRPSALTAGPPNTQALLNSAASREGDATSAASDGAAVQNSYDALEGGGLTATPHPSPAPPNVKMNRSVGYSYPTLPPGYQNTSAPGAPGMQASALQYPDGSKHFHQPALGTNHLSASMGALSLQQEGLRPVNLLQERNILPTTLLKAPVPNLHEDIQKLNCNPELFRCTLTNIPQTQALLNKAKLPLGLLLHPFKDLSQLPVVTSSTIVRCRSCRTYINPFVSFLDQRRWKCNLCYRVNDVPEEFMYNPVTRVYGEPHKRPEVQNATIEFMAPSEYMLRPPQPPVYLFVFDVSHNAIETGYLNTVCQTLLDNLDLLPGNTRTKIGFITFDSTIHFYSLQEGLSQPQMLIVSDIEDVFIPMPENLLVNLNENKELIQDLLKALPQMFTKSLETHSALGPALQAAFKLMSPTGGRISVFQTQLPSVGMGALKAREEPNQRATAKDIHLTPSTDFYKKLALDCSGQQVAVDLFLLSGQYSDLASLGCISRYSAGSVYYYQSYHHKHNPVQVEKLQKELKRYLTRKIGFEAVMRIRCTKGLSIHTFHGNFFVRSTDLLSLPNVNPDAGYAVQMSVEESLTDMQVVSFQSALLYTSSKGERRIRVHTMCLPVVTTLSDVYLGADVQAITGLLANMAVDRSVSATLSDARDALVNAVIDSLSAYRSAVLSIQQPGLTAPSSLRLFPLYVLALLKQKAFQTGTNTRLDERIFTMCQVKNQPLVYLMLMTHPSLYRVDNLTDEGALNVNDRTIPQPPLLQLSVEKLSRDGAYLMDAGSVMFLWIGKNCGQSFISQVLGVPNYGSIPQNMTHLPELDTAESIRTIAFISWLREQRPFFPILYIIKDDSPLKSSFLQNMIEDRTESALSYYEFLLHIQQQVNK is encoded by the exons ATGGCCCAGCCCGCCAGGCCCCCCGCCGGCTACCCCAGCCAGAACGGCGCCGGCCAGCAGCCCTACAGCAACG ttttttctcttccaggtCCTGTTCAGAATCAGCTGATGCATTCACCGGATGGCCAGGGATACAGCCCTTCAGTTCCAGGATCGTATTCCCATCAGACACCGGCGAAGGTTCCTCCGCATCCATCTTTGGGACAGTATAACTATAGTGGCTCTCAGAATGTTTCTCAATTAAACAATTACCAAGGACCTGGGCAGACTCTCAACAGACCACCAGTGGCACCTTTCTCCGGGTCACAACAGACAGGTCCTGCTCCAcaagtgctgctgcctccattgCAAAACTCAGCTGCTATATCCTCTGCTGGTGGTTTTCCTCCGGGAGCTACCCCCCCAGTGCTTTCAAACTGGCAGTACAGCCAGGCTCCCACAAGCCAGCCCCTTGGGTCTCAAACAAGCCATTTGGCTCATGTGACGGGGACAGGGTCACCTCAGCCACCGTCGTCGTTATCAGGAAATACAAATCCTCCAGGAAGTTATCAATATGCTGCTTCTCCAGGAGGTCCCCCGCTTCAGAACAGCTACATGAAGCCAG GATCTGCTCCTCCACCAGTGACTCAGCCTTTAACTCCACTCCACCCTCCTGCAAGGCCACCCTTAGGACCTCCACCAGTTGGTGGTCCACCTTTAATTAGGCCATCAGCACTGACAGCAGGACCTCCTAATACACAGGCCCTGCTAAACTCAGCTGCAAGTCGAGAAG GTGATGCCACATCTGCTGCCAGCGATGGGGCTGCGGTGCAGAACAGCTACGATGCACTGGAAGGTGGTGGCCTCACAG CAACTCCACATCCTTCTCCTGCACCCCCAAATGTTAAGATGAACAGAAGTGTTGGGTATTCTTACCCTACCTTACCTCCAGGCTACCAAAATACTTCTGCACCCGGAGCACCAGGAATGCAGGCATCTGCTTTGCAATATCCAGATGGATCAAAACATTTCCACCAG CCTGCCCTGGGCACTAATCACTTGAGTGCATCTATGGGTGCCCTGAGTCTACAGCAAGAAGGATTAAGACCTGTGAATCTtcttcaagaaagaaatattcttccTACAACCCTCTTGAAGGCTCCAGTCCCAAACTTGCATGAGGACATCCAGAAGCTCAACTGTAATCCTGA GTTGTTCCGCTGTACCCTGACTAACATTCCTCAAACTCAGGCCTTATTGAATAAAGCCAAACTTCCTTTGGGGCTCCTGCTTCATCCTTTCAAAGACTTATCG caatTGCCAGTGGTCACTTCAAGCACTATTGTGAGATGCCGTTCCTGCCGGACATACATTAACCCTTTTGTCAGCTTTCTAGACCAAAGGAGATGGAAATGCAATCTGTGCTATAGAGTGAATGATG TTCCTGAAGAATTCATGTATAATCCTGTGACAAGAGTTTATGGAGAACCTCATAAAAGACCTGAAGTCCAGAATGCTACTATTGAGTTTATGGCTCCATCTGAATACATG ctaCGTCCACCTCAACCACCCGTGTACCTCTTTGTGTTCGATGTCTCTCATAATGCAATAGAGACAGGATACTTGAATACAGTCTGCCAGACGTTGTTAGACAATCTTGACTT GCTTCCTGGGAACACTAGAACAAAAATAGGCTTCATAACATTCGACAGCACAATCCATTTCTACAGTCTTCAGGAAGGTCTCTCTCAGCCTCAGATGCTTATAGTTTCAGATATTGAAG ATGTATTTATACCAATGCCAGAAAACTTATTagtaaatttaaatgaaaacaaagag CTAATTCAAGATCTGTTGAAGGCCTTGCCACAGATGTTTACCAAGTCTCTGGAAACTCACAGTGCCCTGGGGCCTGCATTACAGGCTGCCTTTAAACTGATGTCTCCCACTGGAGGTAGAATCTCTGTCTTCCAGACACAGCTTCCATCTGTGGGAATGGGAGCACTGAAGGCACGAGAAGAGCCAAACCAAAGAGCAACTGCAAAG GACATACATCTGACACCATCGACTGACTTTTACAAGAAGTTAGCCTTGGACTGCTCAGGGCAACAGGTTGCAGTGGATCTATTTCTTCTTAGTGGACAATATTCGGACTTGGCTTCTCTAG gttGTATATCGAGGTATTCTGCAGGTAGTGTCTACTACTACCAGTCTTACCACCATAAACACAACCCTGTCCAGGTGGAGAAGTTGCAAAAGGAACTGAAACGATATTTAACTAGAAAGATCGGGTTTGAGGCTGTCATGAGGATAAGATGCACCAAAG GTCTCTCCATTCACACTTTCCATGGGAACTTCTTCGTACGATCTACAGACTTGTTGTCGTTACCCAACGTGAACCCAGATGCAGGATATGCTGTGCAAATGTCAGTAGAAGAGAGTCTTACTGATATGCAGGTTGTTTCCTTTCAGTCAGCTCTCCTGTACACATCCAGCAAAG gTGAAAGACGAATTCGTGTCCACACTATGTGTTTACCTGTTGTAACAACTCTGAGCGATGTCTACCTAGGGGCAGATGTACAAGCCATTACAGGGCTCTTAGCCAATATGG CTGTGGACCGGTCAGTCTCCGCTACGTTGAGCGATGCTCGGGATGCTCTGGTCAACGCAGTGATAGACTCTTTATCTGCTTATcgctcagcagtgctgagcattCAACAACCTGGCCTCACAGCCCCCTCCTCACTACGGCTCTTCCCACTTTACGTACTGGCACTCTTAAAACAG aaagcatttcaaacCGGGACGAACACCCGTTTAGATGAACGCATTTTTACCATGTGTCAAGTGAAGAACCAGCCCCTTGTTTACCTCATGCTCATGACACATCCCAGCCTGTACAGAGTCGATAACCTCACAGATGAG gGGGCTCTTAACGTAAACGACAGAACTATACCTCAGCCACCCCTTCTCCAGCTGTCAGTGGAGAAGTTGAGCAGGGATGGTGCTTACCTTATGGATGCTGGCTCT GTAATGTTTCTGTGGATTGGGAAGAACTGTGGGCAGAGCTTTATCAGCCAAGTCCTTGGAGTTCCCAATTATGGCTCAATACCACAGAACATG ACACATCTCCCAGAACTTGACACTGCTGAATCCATCAGAACAATAGCTTTCATTTCTTGGCTGAGAGAACAGAGACCTTTCTTCCCTATACTATATATAATAAA ggATGACAGTCCATTGAAATCaagttttctgcaaaatatgATTGAAGACCGAACAGAATCAGCCTTATCATACTATGAATTCCTCCTTCATATACAGCAGCAAGTGAATAAATGA
- the SEC24A gene encoding protein transport protein Sec24A isoform X1, translated as MSPEAVSHLIVKKIQLKNGLETNKIPRKEIPRNNFVFRSDTQHWLSKGFVVFSLPGPVQNQLMHSPDGQGYSPSVPGSYSHQTPAKVPPHPSLGQYNYSGSQNVSQLNNYQGPGQTLNRPPVAPFSGSQQTGPAPQVLLPPLQNSAAISSAGGFPPGATPPVLSNWQYSQAPTSQPLGSQTSHLAHVTGTGSPQPPSSLSGNTNPPGSYQYAASPGGPPLQNSYMKPGSAPPPVTQPLTPLHPPARPPLGPPPVGGPPLIRPSALTAGPPNTQALLNSAASREGDATSAASDGAAVQNSYDALEGGGLTATPHPSPAPPNVKMNRSVGYSYPTLPPGYQNTSAPGAPGMQASALQYPDGSKHFHQPALGTNHLSASMGALSLQQEGLRPVNLLQERNILPTTLLKAPVPNLHEDIQKLNCNPELFRCTLTNIPQTQALLNKAKLPLGLLLHPFKDLSQLPVVTSSTIVRCRSCRTYINPFVSFLDQRRWKCNLCYRVNDVPEEFMYNPVTRVYGEPHKRPEVQNATIEFMAPSEYMLRPPQPPVYLFVFDVSHNAIETGYLNTVCQTLLDNLDLLPGNTRTKIGFITFDSTIHFYSLQEGLSQPQMLIVSDIEDVFIPMPENLLVNLNENKELIQDLLKALPQMFTKSLETHSALGPALQAAFKLMSPTGGRISVFQTQLPSVGMGALKAREEPNQRATAKDIHLTPSTDFYKKLALDCSGQQVAVDLFLLSGQYSDLASLGCISRYSAGSVYYYQSYHHKHNPVQVEKLQKELKRYLTRKIGFEAVMRIRCTKGLSIHTFHGNFFVRSTDLLSLPNVNPDAGYAVQMSVEESLTDMQVVSFQSALLYTSSKGERRIRVHTMCLPVVTTLSDVYLGADVQAITGLLANMAVDRSVSATLSDARDALVNAVIDSLSAYRSAVLSIQQPGLTAPSSLRLFPLYVLALLKQKAFQTGTNTRLDERIFTMCQVKNQPLVYLMLMTHPSLYRVDNLTDEGALNVNDRTIPQPPLLQLSVEKLSRDGAYLMDAGSVMFLWIGKNCGQSFISQVLGVPNYGSIPQNMTHLPELDTAESIRTIAFISWLREQRPFFPILYIIKDDSPLKSSFLQNMIEDRTESALSYYEFLLHIQQQVNK; from the exons ATGTCCCCTGAAGCAGTATCGCACCTGattgttaaaaaaatccaactcaAAAATGGCTTGGAGACTAATAAAATCCCCAGGAAAGAGATTCCCAGGAAcaactttgttttcagaagcgATACCCAACACTGGCTTTCTAAAGGGTTTGtagttttttctcttccaggtCCTGTTCAGAATCAGCTGATGCATTCACCGGATGGCCAGGGATACAGCCCTTCAGTTCCAGGATCGTATTCCCATCAGACACCGGCGAAGGTTCCTCCGCATCCATCTTTGGGACAGTATAACTATAGTGGCTCTCAGAATGTTTCTCAATTAAACAATTACCAAGGACCTGGGCAGACTCTCAACAGACCACCAGTGGCACCTTTCTCCGGGTCACAACAGACAGGTCCTGCTCCAcaagtgctgctgcctccattgCAAAACTCAGCTGCTATATCCTCTGCTGGTGGTTTTCCTCCGGGAGCTACCCCCCCAGTGCTTTCAAACTGGCAGTACAGCCAGGCTCCCACAAGCCAGCCCCTTGGGTCTCAAACAAGCCATTTGGCTCATGTGACGGGGACAGGGTCACCTCAGCCACCGTCGTCGTTATCAGGAAATACAAATCCTCCAGGAAGTTATCAATATGCTGCTTCTCCAGGAGGTCCCCCGCTTCAGAACAGCTACATGAAGCCAG GATCTGCTCCTCCACCAGTGACTCAGCCTTTAACTCCACTCCACCCTCCTGCAAGGCCACCCTTAGGACCTCCACCAGTTGGTGGTCCACCTTTAATTAGGCCATCAGCACTGACAGCAGGACCTCCTAATACACAGGCCCTGCTAAACTCAGCTGCAAGTCGAGAAG GTGATGCCACATCTGCTGCCAGCGATGGGGCTGCGGTGCAGAACAGCTACGATGCACTGGAAGGTGGTGGCCTCACAG CAACTCCACATCCTTCTCCTGCACCCCCAAATGTTAAGATGAACAGAAGTGTTGGGTATTCTTACCCTACCTTACCTCCAGGCTACCAAAATACTTCTGCACCCGGAGCACCAGGAATGCAGGCATCTGCTTTGCAATATCCAGATGGATCAAAACATTTCCACCAG CCTGCCCTGGGCACTAATCACTTGAGTGCATCTATGGGTGCCCTGAGTCTACAGCAAGAAGGATTAAGACCTGTGAATCTtcttcaagaaagaaatattcttccTACAACCCTCTTGAAGGCTCCAGTCCCAAACTTGCATGAGGACATCCAGAAGCTCAACTGTAATCCTGA GTTGTTCCGCTGTACCCTGACTAACATTCCTCAAACTCAGGCCTTATTGAATAAAGCCAAACTTCCTTTGGGGCTCCTGCTTCATCCTTTCAAAGACTTATCG caatTGCCAGTGGTCACTTCAAGCACTATTGTGAGATGCCGTTCCTGCCGGACATACATTAACCCTTTTGTCAGCTTTCTAGACCAAAGGAGATGGAAATGCAATCTGTGCTATAGAGTGAATGATG TTCCTGAAGAATTCATGTATAATCCTGTGACAAGAGTTTATGGAGAACCTCATAAAAGACCTGAAGTCCAGAATGCTACTATTGAGTTTATGGCTCCATCTGAATACATG ctaCGTCCACCTCAACCACCCGTGTACCTCTTTGTGTTCGATGTCTCTCATAATGCAATAGAGACAGGATACTTGAATACAGTCTGCCAGACGTTGTTAGACAATCTTGACTT GCTTCCTGGGAACACTAGAACAAAAATAGGCTTCATAACATTCGACAGCACAATCCATTTCTACAGTCTTCAGGAAGGTCTCTCTCAGCCTCAGATGCTTATAGTTTCAGATATTGAAG ATGTATTTATACCAATGCCAGAAAACTTATTagtaaatttaaatgaaaacaaagag CTAATTCAAGATCTGTTGAAGGCCTTGCCACAGATGTTTACCAAGTCTCTGGAAACTCACAGTGCCCTGGGGCCTGCATTACAGGCTGCCTTTAAACTGATGTCTCCCACTGGAGGTAGAATCTCTGTCTTCCAGACACAGCTTCCATCTGTGGGAATGGGAGCACTGAAGGCACGAGAAGAGCCAAACCAAAGAGCAACTGCAAAG GACATACATCTGACACCATCGACTGACTTTTACAAGAAGTTAGCCTTGGACTGCTCAGGGCAACAGGTTGCAGTGGATCTATTTCTTCTTAGTGGACAATATTCGGACTTGGCTTCTCTAG gttGTATATCGAGGTATTCTGCAGGTAGTGTCTACTACTACCAGTCTTACCACCATAAACACAACCCTGTCCAGGTGGAGAAGTTGCAAAAGGAACTGAAACGATATTTAACTAGAAAGATCGGGTTTGAGGCTGTCATGAGGATAAGATGCACCAAAG GTCTCTCCATTCACACTTTCCATGGGAACTTCTTCGTACGATCTACAGACTTGTTGTCGTTACCCAACGTGAACCCAGATGCAGGATATGCTGTGCAAATGTCAGTAGAAGAGAGTCTTACTGATATGCAGGTTGTTTCCTTTCAGTCAGCTCTCCTGTACACATCCAGCAAAG gTGAAAGACGAATTCGTGTCCACACTATGTGTTTACCTGTTGTAACAACTCTGAGCGATGTCTACCTAGGGGCAGATGTACAAGCCATTACAGGGCTCTTAGCCAATATGG CTGTGGACCGGTCAGTCTCCGCTACGTTGAGCGATGCTCGGGATGCTCTGGTCAACGCAGTGATAGACTCTTTATCTGCTTATcgctcagcagtgctgagcattCAACAACCTGGCCTCACAGCCCCCTCCTCACTACGGCTCTTCCCACTTTACGTACTGGCACTCTTAAAACAG aaagcatttcaaacCGGGACGAACACCCGTTTAGATGAACGCATTTTTACCATGTGTCAAGTGAAGAACCAGCCCCTTGTTTACCTCATGCTCATGACACATCCCAGCCTGTACAGAGTCGATAACCTCACAGATGAG gGGGCTCTTAACGTAAACGACAGAACTATACCTCAGCCACCCCTTCTCCAGCTGTCAGTGGAGAAGTTGAGCAGGGATGGTGCTTACCTTATGGATGCTGGCTCT GTAATGTTTCTGTGGATTGGGAAGAACTGTGGGCAGAGCTTTATCAGCCAAGTCCTTGGAGTTCCCAATTATGGCTCAATACCACAGAACATG ACACATCTCCCAGAACTTGACACTGCTGAATCCATCAGAACAATAGCTTTCATTTCTTGGCTGAGAGAACAGAGACCTTTCTTCCCTATACTATATATAATAAA ggATGACAGTCCATTGAAATCaagttttctgcaaaatatgATTGAAGACCGAACAGAATCAGCCTTATCATACTATGAATTCCTCCTTCATATACAGCAGCAAGTGAATAAATGA
- the CAMLG gene encoding calcium signal-modulating cyclophilin ligand — translation MEEDGGAGAAPAAPAGLSASQRRAELRRKKLLMNSEERINRIMGFHRPAAGKDDESHTESKLQHEQDKSVPSVSKRIVLGDTVCSMAGTADHAGGMTDLKGEKDLFAKTPDLVNEGTTELRHRGRGELPPEAAGRPPRHGLDQYLSRFEEALKLRNQLMNEKPSQENGNAAEEFDSFRIFRLVGCTVLAITVRAFVCKHLSIFAPFLTLQLAYMGLAKYFPKYEKKVKTTVLTAALLLSGIPAEVISRSMDTYSKMGDVFTDLCVYFFTFIFCHELALAFGSEEP, via the exons ATGGAGGAGGacggcggggcgggagcggcccCCGCGGCCCCCGCCGGCCTCTCGGCCTCCCAGCGCCGAGCCGAGCTGCGGCGGAAGAAGCTGCTGATGAACTCGGAGGAACGGATCAACCGCATCATGGGCTTCCACCGGCCCGCGGCGGGCAAGG aTGATGAAAGTCACACAGAATCAAAGCTCCAGCATGAACAAGATAAATCCGTTCCTTCAGTTTCCAAGCGAATTGTGCTGGGTGATACTGTCTGTAGCATGGCAGGCACAGCTGACCATGCAGGTGGCATGACAGACCTCAAAGGGGAGAAGGACTTGTTCGCTAAAACACCAGACCTTGTCAATGAGGGCACAACCGAGCTCCGGCACCGTGGCAGAGGGGAACTGCCACCTGAAGCTGCAGGACGGCCACCTAGACACGGATTAGACCAGTACTTGTCTAGATTTGAAGAAGCTCTGAAGCTGAGGAACCAGCTGATGAATGAGAAGCCAAGCCAAGAGAATGGGAATGCAGCGGAGGAGTTTGACTCCTTCCGCATTTTCAGATTGGTGGGGTGTACTGTGCTTGCCATCACTGTCAGGGCGTTTGTGTGCAAGCACTTG tcaaTATTTGCACCATTTCTTACTCTACAACTTGCTTACATGGGCCTGGCCAAGTACTTTCCAAAg TATGAGAAGAAGGTGAAAACGACGGTGTTAACCGCTGCTCTCCTCCTGTCTGGAATCCCTGCGGAAGTGATTAGTCGCTCCATGGACACCTACAGCAAAATGGGAGATGTTTTCACAGACCTCTGTGTctatttctttactttcatCTTTTGCCACGAACTCGCTCTGGCTTTTGGTTCTGAAGAGCCATGA